A genome region from Gossypium hirsutum isolate 1008001.06 chromosome A04, Gossypium_hirsutum_v2.1, whole genome shotgun sequence includes the following:
- the LOC107891095 gene encoding cyclin-H1-1 gives MADFHTSTHRANWIFSPQELVEKYKAANQRAIQALEKYGTTQMEVDADGSLSYPEPIARDNADKHSRPKPLNIEEEQFMRVFYENKLREVCSAFYFPNKIQATALIYFKRFYLQWSVMEHHPKHIMLTCVYAACKIEENHVSAEELGKGISQDHQMILNYEMIVSQSLEFDLIVYAPYRSVEGFVNDMEIRTCLRSGMEG, from the exons GTTGAGAAATACAAGGCTGCAAATCAAAGAGCAATACAAGCACTGGAGAAG TATGGGACAACACAAATGGAAGTAGACGCTGATGGTTCACTATCATACCCTGAACCTATTGCAAGAGATAATG CTGACAAGCATTCTCGTCCAAAACCTCTTAACATTGAAGAAGAACAGTTCATGCGAGTGTTTTATGAGAACAAACTTCGAGAAGTTTGTAGTGCATTCTACTTTCCTAATAAAATTCAG GCAACTGCTCTAATTTATTTCAAAAGGTTTTACCTGCAATGGTCGGTCATGGAACATCATCCAAAACATATAAT GTTAACCTGTGTGTATGCGGCGTGTAAGATAGAAGAAAATCATGTGTCAGCAGAGGAGCTTGGTAAGGGGATTTCACAGGATCATCAAATGATTCTCAATTACGAGATGATAGTGTCTCAG AGTCTGGAATTTGATCTCATTGTTTATGCACCCTATCGTTCAGTTGAAGGTTTTGTCAATGACATGGAG ATCCGGACATGCTTGAGATCGGGAATGGAGGGATGA